Proteins encoded together in one Anticarsia gemmatalis isolate Benzon Research Colony breed Stoneville strain chromosome 1, ilAntGemm2 primary, whole genome shotgun sequence window:
- the shop gene encoding sulfite oxidase isoform X2, with product MSLRSILFRTLNQRNKFVNLAAAVRINHEQQSHREQEQQYRHNRTTVAAALFSFVVFAKAIKDKSDKPVEESESKKDAGTKVTFEAGQKKPDLPVFRAEEVSKHDTTDSFWVTYKHGVYDVTSFLQSHPGGEQILNAAGLSIEPFWNVYGMHKTEEIYRLLESYRIGNLHDDDVVEHTDDDMWVREPRRDKRLIVKTSKPFNAEIPAKLQIAHFDTPNELFYVRQHMPVPELEAKEHSLRITIIDGGTRSKQFELQELLKMFPQGEVRAALMCAGNRRSEMNKQVKPVKGIDWQQGAISNAVWSGVFLRDVLVYCGVDTVNTVGKHVIFQGSDIDATGVNFSTSIPLDQALNPNGKILLATHMNGELLPKDHGYPLRVIVPGAPAVRSVKWLESITISFDESPSHWHQKDYRSFNASKTWETADFASAPPIYSLPVTSAICDPADGDVCTVKDGCIEVRGYAYSGGGAKVLRVDISPDGGRSWVQADEMQWDDAPPNMHYAWTLWTARIPVSNGQTEVELWAKATDSNFNTQPERFEDIWNIRGVLSNAYHRIKVQIKH from the exons atgtCTCTAAGAAGTATTTTATTCAG AACCCTGAACCAAAGGAACAAATTTGTGAACTTGGCTGCAGCTGTGAGGATAAACCATGAACAACAAAGCCATCGAGAACAAGAACAACAATACAGGCATAATAGAACAACAGTAGCCGCTGCACTTTTCAGTTTTGTTGTCTTTGCTAAAGctataaaag ATAAATCAGACAAGCCTGTAGAAGAGAGTGAAAGTAAGAAAGATGCGGGCACTAAAGTCACATTCGAGGCGGGACAGAAGAAGCCCGACCTTCCAGTCTTCCGAGCTGAAGAAGTTAGCAAACATGATACCAC GGATAGTTTCTGGGTGACATACAAACATGGTGTGTACGATGTGACGTCATTCCTGCAGTCTCACCCCGGCGGGGAGCAGATACTCAACGCGGCCGGACTTAGCATCGAGCCCTTTTGGAATGTGTATGGAATGCACAAGACAGAAGAAATCTATAGACTGCTGGAAAGCTATAGAATAG GGAACCTGCACGATGACGACGTGGTGGAACACACGGACGACGACATGTGGGTCCGCGAGCCGCGGCGAGACAAGCGGCTCATCGTCAAGACTAGCAAGCCGTTCAACGCGGAGATACCGGCCAAGTTGCAGATAGCGCACTTCGATACGCCCAA CGAATTATTTTACGTGCGACAACACATGCCTGTTCCAGAGTTAGAAGCGAAGGAGCACAGTCTTCGTATCACGATCATAGATGGCGGCACTAGGAGCAAACAGTTTGAACTGCAAGAATTGTTGAAGATGTTTCCTCAGGGGGAAGTGCGGGCTGCGCTCATGTGCGCCGGGAACAGACGCAGTGAAATGAACAAG CAGGTGAAGCCGGTGAAGGGCATCGACTGGCAGCAGGGCGCCATCAGCAACGCCGTGTGGTCCGGCGTGTTCCTGCGGGACGTGCTCGTGTACTGCGGGGTCGATACTGTCAACACTGTGGGGAAACATGTTATT TTCCAAGGCTCAGACATAGACGCGACAGGCGTGAACTTCAGTACATCGATCCCGTTAGACCAAGCACTGAATCCTAACGGCAAGATCCTGCTGGCCACGCACATGAACGGCGAGCTGCTGCCCAAGGACCACGGCTACCCGCTGCGGGTCATCGTGCCCGGCGCGCCCGCTGTCAGGAGTGTCAAATGGCTTG AATCAATAACGATATCATTCGACGAGAGTCCGTCGCATTGGCACCAGAAGGACTACCGCTCGTTCAACGCGTCCAAGACGTGGGAGACGGCGGACTTCGCCTCCGCGCCGCCGATATACAGCCTGCCGGTCACGTCAGCCATCTGTGACCCTGCTGACGGAGATGTGTGCACTGTTAAGGATGGCTGTATTGAAGTCAGAG GGTACGCATACTCAGGCGGTGGAGCTAAAGTGCTGCGAGTGGACATATCCCCGGACGGCGGGCGCAGCTGGGTGCAGGCTGACGAGATGCAGTGGGACGACGCGCCGCCCAACATGCACTACGCCTGGACATTGTGGACGGCGCGGATACCGGTCTCTAATGGACAGACTGAG GTGGAATTATGGGCAAAAGCAACAGATAGCAACTTCAATACTCAACCGGAAAGATTCGAAGACATTTGGAACATTCGAGGCGTACTCAGCAACGCATACCATCGGATCAAAGTGCAGATCAAACATTGA
- the LOC142982812 gene encoding lipase 1-like: MIRKDLTFLDLAKYDGYTAEEHYVTTEDGYILRMFRIPPKDNCRENKGPIMFMHGLYLSGDDCIVPGPGQAHCYIYADSCYDVWVPNVRGNVYSRNHTKYNPDIGSQFWDFSVDEIGLYDVPAVIDYVLTTTNNAQLTYIGHSQGVTVLLILCAKRPEYNAKIKVGFGLSVTAWLNHARFIVIQLQSLLVPLLTRSDTLSYNEYQITSEVLPVVVGHVPSGTSLKNFNRWGQIKNNGFAEYDYGEVKNLILYGKPKPPLYDLSQV; this comes from the exons ATGATAAGAAAAGATCTGACTTTCCTTGATCTTGCTAAGTACGATGGCTATACAGCTGAAGAACATTATGTGACTACTGAAGACGGATATATTTTGAGAATGTTTCGAATACCTCCCAAAGATAATTGTAGAGAGAACAAAGGGCCTATAATGTTTATGCATGGGTTATACCTGAGTGGTGATGATTGCATCGTGCCGGGTCCCGGCCAGGCTCATTGCTACATCTACGCTGACAGCTGCTACGACGTCTGGGTGCCCAATGTTCGAGGGAACGTCTACAGCCGCAACCACACCAAATACAATCCCGACATCGGTTCACAATTTTGGGATTTCAGCGTCGATGAAATTGGCTTGTACGACGTTCCAGCCGTCATCGATTATGTTTTAACCACTACAAATAACGCACAACTAACGTATATTGGACATTCGCAAGGAGTGACTGTGCTATTGATACTCTGTGCCAAAAGACCTGAATACAATGCTAAAATTAAAGTAGGTTTTGGACTATCAGTGACAGCATGGTTAAATCATGCTAGATTTATTGTGATACAGCTTCAGAGTCTACTTGTTCCTTTACTGACCAGATCAGATACATTGA GTTATAATGAATATCAGATCACTAGTGAAGTTTTACCAGTTGTAGTGGGGCATGTGCCTTCAGGGACGTCATTAAAGAACTTTAATAGATGGGGACAGATCAAGAACAATGGGTTTGCTGAATATGACTACGGAGAGGTCAAAAACTTGATCTTGTATGGTAAACCAAAGCCGCCGTTATACGACCTGAGTCAA GTGTAA
- the shop gene encoding sulfite oxidase isoform X3: MSLRSILFRTLNQRNKFVNLAAAVRINHEQQSHREQEQQYRHNRTTVAAALFSFVVFAKAIKDKSDKPVEESESKKDAGTKVTFEAGQKKPDLPVFRAEEVSKHDTTDSFWVTYKHGVYDVTSFLQSHPGGEQILNAAGLSIEPFWNVYGMHKTEEIYRLLESYRIGNLHDDDVVEHTDDDMWVREPRRDKRLIVKTSKPFNAEIPAKLQIAHFDTPNELFYVRQHMPVPELEAKEHSLRITIIDGGTRSKQFELQELLKMFPQGEVRAALMCAGNRRSEMNKVKPVKGIDWQQGAISNAVWSGVFLRDVLVYCGVDTVNTVGKHVIFQGSDIDATGVNFSTSIPLDQALNPNGKILLATHMNGELLPKDHGYPLRVIVPGAPAVRSVKWLESITISFDESPSHWHQKDYRSFNASKTWETADFASAPPIYSLPVTSAICDPADGDVCTVKDGCIEVRGYAYSGGGAKVLRVDISPDGGRSWVQADEMQWDDAPPNMHYAWTLWTARIPVSNGQTEVELWAKATDSNFNTQPERFEDIWNIRGVLSNAYHRIKVQIKH; this comes from the exons atgtCTCTAAGAAGTATTTTATTCAG AACCCTGAACCAAAGGAACAAATTTGTGAACTTGGCTGCAGCTGTGAGGATAAACCATGAACAACAAAGCCATCGAGAACAAGAACAACAATACAGGCATAATAGAACAACAGTAGCCGCTGCACTTTTCAGTTTTGTTGTCTTTGCTAAAGctataaaag ATAAATCAGACAAGCCTGTAGAAGAGAGTGAAAGTAAGAAAGATGCGGGCACTAAAGTCACATTCGAGGCGGGACAGAAGAAGCCCGACCTTCCAGTCTTCCGAGCTGAAGAAGTTAGCAAACATGATACCAC GGATAGTTTCTGGGTGACATACAAACATGGTGTGTACGATGTGACGTCATTCCTGCAGTCTCACCCCGGCGGGGAGCAGATACTCAACGCGGCCGGACTTAGCATCGAGCCCTTTTGGAATGTGTATGGAATGCACAAGACAGAAGAAATCTATAGACTGCTGGAAAGCTATAGAATAG GGAACCTGCACGATGACGACGTGGTGGAACACACGGACGACGACATGTGGGTCCGCGAGCCGCGGCGAGACAAGCGGCTCATCGTCAAGACTAGCAAGCCGTTCAACGCGGAGATACCGGCCAAGTTGCAGATAGCGCACTTCGATACGCCCAA CGAATTATTTTACGTGCGACAACACATGCCTGTTCCAGAGTTAGAAGCGAAGGAGCACAGTCTTCGTATCACGATCATAGATGGCGGCACTAGGAGCAAACAGTTTGAACTGCAAGAATTGTTGAAGATGTTTCCTCAGGGGGAAGTGCGGGCTGCGCTCATGTGCGCCGGGAACAGACGCAGTGAAATGAACAAG GTGAAGCCGGTGAAGGGCATCGACTGGCAGCAGGGCGCCATCAGCAACGCCGTGTGGTCCGGCGTGTTCCTGCGGGACGTGCTCGTGTACTGCGGGGTCGATACTGTCAACACTGTGGGGAAACATGTTATT TTCCAAGGCTCAGACATAGACGCGACAGGCGTGAACTTCAGTACATCGATCCCGTTAGACCAAGCACTGAATCCTAACGGCAAGATCCTGCTGGCCACGCACATGAACGGCGAGCTGCTGCCCAAGGACCACGGCTACCCGCTGCGGGTCATCGTGCCCGGCGCGCCCGCTGTCAGGAGTGTCAAATGGCTTG AATCAATAACGATATCATTCGACGAGAGTCCGTCGCATTGGCACCAGAAGGACTACCGCTCGTTCAACGCGTCCAAGACGTGGGAGACGGCGGACTTCGCCTCCGCGCCGCCGATATACAGCCTGCCGGTCACGTCAGCCATCTGTGACCCTGCTGACGGAGATGTGTGCACTGTTAAGGATGGCTGTATTGAAGTCAGAG GGTACGCATACTCAGGCGGTGGAGCTAAAGTGCTGCGAGTGGACATATCCCCGGACGGCGGGCGCAGCTGGGTGCAGGCTGACGAGATGCAGTGGGACGACGCGCCGCCCAACATGCACTACGCCTGGACATTGTGGACGGCGCGGATACCGGTCTCTAATGGACAGACTGAG GTGGAATTATGGGCAAAAGCAACAGATAGCAACTTCAATACTCAACCGGAAAGATTCGAAGACATTTGGAACATTCGAGGCGTACTCAGCAACGCATACCATCGGATCAAAGTGCAGATCAAACATTGA
- the shop gene encoding sulfite oxidase isoform X1: MSLRSILFRTLNQRNKFVNLAAAVRINHEQQSHREQEQQYRHNRTTVAAALFSFVVFAKAIKDKSDKPVEESESKKDAGTKVTFEAGQKKPDLPVFRAEEVSKHDTTDSFWVTYKHGVYDVTSFLQSHPGGEQILNAAGLSIEPFWNVYGMHKTEEIYRLLESYRIGNLHDDDVVEHTDDDMWVREPRRDKRLIVKTSKPFNAEIPAKLQIAHFDTPNELFYVRQHMPVPELEAKEHSLRITIIDGGTRSKQFELQELLKMFPQGEVRAALMCAGNRRSEMNKECSREARTKQVKPVKGIDWQQGAISNAVWSGVFLRDVLVYCGVDTVNTVGKHVIFQGSDIDATGVNFSTSIPLDQALNPNGKILLATHMNGELLPKDHGYPLRVIVPGAPAVRSVKWLESITISFDESPSHWHQKDYRSFNASKTWETADFASAPPIYSLPVTSAICDPADGDVCTVKDGCIEVRGYAYSGGGAKVLRVDISPDGGRSWVQADEMQWDDAPPNMHYAWTLWTARIPVSNGQTEVELWAKATDSNFNTQPERFEDIWNIRGVLSNAYHRIKVQIKH; the protein is encoded by the exons atgtCTCTAAGAAGTATTTTATTCAG AACCCTGAACCAAAGGAACAAATTTGTGAACTTGGCTGCAGCTGTGAGGATAAACCATGAACAACAAAGCCATCGAGAACAAGAACAACAATACAGGCATAATAGAACAACAGTAGCCGCTGCACTTTTCAGTTTTGTTGTCTTTGCTAAAGctataaaag ATAAATCAGACAAGCCTGTAGAAGAGAGTGAAAGTAAGAAAGATGCGGGCACTAAAGTCACATTCGAGGCGGGACAGAAGAAGCCCGACCTTCCAGTCTTCCGAGCTGAAGAAGTTAGCAAACATGATACCAC GGATAGTTTCTGGGTGACATACAAACATGGTGTGTACGATGTGACGTCATTCCTGCAGTCTCACCCCGGCGGGGAGCAGATACTCAACGCGGCCGGACTTAGCATCGAGCCCTTTTGGAATGTGTATGGAATGCACAAGACAGAAGAAATCTATAGACTGCTGGAAAGCTATAGAATAG GGAACCTGCACGATGACGACGTGGTGGAACACACGGACGACGACATGTGGGTCCGCGAGCCGCGGCGAGACAAGCGGCTCATCGTCAAGACTAGCAAGCCGTTCAACGCGGAGATACCGGCCAAGTTGCAGATAGCGCACTTCGATACGCCCAA CGAATTATTTTACGTGCGACAACACATGCCTGTTCCAGAGTTAGAAGCGAAGGAGCACAGTCTTCGTATCACGATCATAGATGGCGGCACTAGGAGCAAACAGTTTGAACTGCAAGAATTGTTGAAGATGTTTCCTCAGGGGGAAGTGCGGGCTGCGCTCATGTGCGCCGGGAACAGACGCAGTGAAATGAACAAG GAGTGTTCACGTGAGGCTCGCACAAAGCAGGTGAAGCCGGTGAAGGGCATCGACTGGCAGCAGGGCGCCATCAGCAACGCCGTGTGGTCCGGCGTGTTCCTGCGGGACGTGCTCGTGTACTGCGGGGTCGATACTGTCAACACTGTGGGGAAACATGTTATT TTCCAAGGCTCAGACATAGACGCGACAGGCGTGAACTTCAGTACATCGATCCCGTTAGACCAAGCACTGAATCCTAACGGCAAGATCCTGCTGGCCACGCACATGAACGGCGAGCTGCTGCCCAAGGACCACGGCTACCCGCTGCGGGTCATCGTGCCCGGCGCGCCCGCTGTCAGGAGTGTCAAATGGCTTG AATCAATAACGATATCATTCGACGAGAGTCCGTCGCATTGGCACCAGAAGGACTACCGCTCGTTCAACGCGTCCAAGACGTGGGAGACGGCGGACTTCGCCTCCGCGCCGCCGATATACAGCCTGCCGGTCACGTCAGCCATCTGTGACCCTGCTGACGGAGATGTGTGCACTGTTAAGGATGGCTGTATTGAAGTCAGAG GGTACGCATACTCAGGCGGTGGAGCTAAAGTGCTGCGAGTGGACATATCCCCGGACGGCGGGCGCAGCTGGGTGCAGGCTGACGAGATGCAGTGGGACGACGCGCCGCCCAACATGCACTACGCCTGGACATTGTGGACGGCGCGGATACCGGTCTCTAATGGACAGACTGAG GTGGAATTATGGGCAAAAGCAACAGATAGCAACTTCAATACTCAACCGGAAAGATTCGAAGACATTTGGAACATTCGAGGCGTACTCAGCAACGCATACCATCGGATCAAAGTGCAGATCAAACATTGA
- the LOC142981657 gene encoding lipase 3-like has protein sequence MNYIFYLLPVIWTIQIVAGEKYPRQDLAFLDLAKYDGYTAEQHYVTTEDGYILGVFRIPLNKNCTENKGPIMFMHGLYLSSDDCIVPGPGQAHCYIYADGCYDVWVPNVRGNVYSRNHTKYNPDKNSEFWDFSVDELAIYDLPAVIDYVLNTTNSTQLSYVAHSQGVAMLVVLCAKKPEYNDKIKVGIGLSATAWLTHARFIVVQAQSLLDPLLTLTGGLLNTEILPRNGLVTVSAELLCGTTDLSYPLCSNFIFAVLGYNKYQFTTEVLPVVVGHIPSGTSLKNFNRWGQMKNNGFSEYDHGIFQNLFVYGQFSPPLYDLSKVTMKWVIIGSLNDYVGDIRDVKVLVSNLPNASLCTLSDKTFVHLDFVFGKDVPNYITPIVMSSIETGTYECT, from the coding sequence atgaattacattttttatctattgCCTGTAATATGGACGATTCAAATAGTAGCTGGTGAGAAATATCCCAGACAAGATTTGGCTTTCCTAGATCTAGCAAAATATGACGGATATACCGCTGAACAACATTATGTGACGACTGAGGATGGATACATATTAGGCGTATTTCGAATACCTTTGAACAAAAACTGTACAGAGAACAAAGGGCCAATAATGTTTATGCATGGATTATATTTAAGTAGTGATGACTGCATCGTGCCGGGTCCCGGCCAGGCTCACTGTTACATCTATGCTGATGGATGCTACGACGTCTGGGTGCCCAATGTTCGAGGGAACGTCTACAGCCGCAACCACACCAAATATAATCCCGACAAAAATTCAGAATTCTGGGACTTTAGCGTTGATGAGTTGGCTATATACGACTTACCAGCTGTTATTGATTACGTACTGAATACTACTAACTCCACTCAACTATCATACGTCGCTCATTCACAAGGTGTCGCCATGTTAGTTGTTCTGTGCGCTAAAAAGCCTGAAtataatgacaaaattaaagtCGGCATCGGTTTATCAGCTACCGCGTGGTTAACTCATGCCAGATTTATTGTTGTACAGGCCCAAAGTCTCTTAGATCCATTGCTAACTTTGACCGGTGGTTTACTGAATACCGAAATACTACCTCGCAATGGACTGGTGACGGTGTCTGCCGAATTGCTATGTGGGACCACGGATTTATCATATCCACTCTgttccaattttatttttgccgTATTAGGGTACAATAAGTATCAGTTTACTACCGAAGTGCTCCCGGTTGTAGTAGGTCACATCCCTTCAGGCACGTCCTTAAAGAATTTCAATAGATGGGGTCAGATGAAGAACAATGGTTTCTCGGAATACGACCACGGTATTTTCCAAAACTTGTTTGTTTACGGTCAGTTTTCACCTCCTTTATACGATCTTAGTAAAGTTACTATGAAATGGGTGATAATCGGAAGTTTAAATGATTATGTGGGTGATATCAGGGATGTTAAGGTACTTGTATCAAATTTACCGAATGCTTCGCTTTGTACTCTGTCCGATAAAACGTTTGTACATTTAGATTTTGTGTTTGGCAAAGATGTGCCTAATTACATTACACCCATTGTTATGTCTAGCATAGAGACTGGAACTTACGAGTGTACCTga